A genomic region of Clarias gariepinus isolate MV-2021 ecotype Netherlands chromosome 23, CGAR_prim_01v2, whole genome shotgun sequence contains the following coding sequences:
- the gpx1a gene encoding glutathione peroxidase 1a: MAKNYYDLSAKLLSGETLSFSSLKGKVVLIENVASLUGTTVRDYTQMNELHSKYSEMGLVVLGAPCNQFGHQENGKNEEILNSLRYVRPGKGFEPRFQLLEKIDVNGKDAHPLFVFLKEKLPFPSDNPSALMTDPKFIIWSPVCRNDISWNFEKFLVGPDGTPFKRYSRFFLTSDIEADIKELLKKVK, encoded by the exons ATGGCTAAGAACTACTATGATCTTTCAGCTAAGCTGCTGTCAGGTGAGACTCTCAGTTTCTCCTCGCTGAAGGGGAAAGTGGTGCTGATCGAGAATGTGGCGTCTCTCTGAGGCACGACGGTCAGGGACTACACTCAGATGAACGAGCTTCACTCCAAATACTCGGAGATGGGGCTTGTCGTGCTGGGAGCTCCCTGCAACCAGTTCGGCCATCAG gaAAACGGCAAGAATGAAGAAATCCTGAACAGCCTGAGGTATGTGCGTCCTGGAAAGGGCTTCGAGCCTCGATTCCAGCTGCTGGAAAAGATTGATGTGAACGGCAAGGACGCGCACCCCCTGTTCGTTTTTCTCAAAGAGAAGCTTCCCTTCCCTAGTGACAATCCTAGCGCCCTCATGACCGACCCCAAGTTCATCATCTGGAGTCCTGTGTGCAGGAACGACATCTCGTGGAACTTCGAGAAGTTCCTCGTCGGCCCCGATGGGACACCGTTCAAGCGCTACAGCAGGTTCTTCCTGACCAGTGACATCGAGGCTGACATTAAAGAGCTCCTCAAGAAAGTGAAGTAA
- the brk1 gene encoding probable protein BRICK1 yields the protein MAGQEDPVQREIHQDWANREYIEVITSSIKKIADFLNSFDMSCRSRLATLNEKLTALERRIEYIEARVTKGETLT from the exons ATGGCCGGGCAGGAAGATCCAGTGCAGAGAGAAATCCACCAGGACTGGGCGAACCGCGAGTACATCGAAGTGATTACGAGCAGCATTAAGAAAATAGCCGACTTCCTCAACTCGTTCG aTATGTCCTGCAGGTCTCGTTTAGCCACACTGAACGAGAAGCTGACCGCCCTGGAGAGAAGGATCGAGTATATCGAGGCCAGG GTTACAAAGGGGGAAACGCTGACCTAA
- the setmar gene encoding histone-lysine N-methyltransferase SETMAR — MSGDISHGLENVPVCIDIDENQETVPRFQYTPENVRGAGCDVDPSEVTLPGCSCRLTSCVPPSCPCLRFGLMYTEEGLLEQHKESAASYSQPVFECNALCVCSESCQSRVVQNGLQTRLCVIRTENRGWGVVTLEAMKRGSFVCEYAGEVIGFEEARRRQLSQTSEDKNYIISVQEHGGSQRMGVTFVDPVAVGNVGRFLNHSCQPNLTMVPVRVHSVVPRLALFSSRDIEPGEELTFDYSGGHTQRSDAPGAGDLQRKECVCGAQSCTGFLPLDISVLH; from the exons atgagtgGTGACATCAGCCATGGTCTGGAAAATGTCCCTGTTTGCATCGATATAGATGAGAATCAAGAAACCGTGCCCAGATTCCAG tACACTCCAGAGAACGTTCGGGGTGCGGGCTGTGACGTTGACCCGAGTGAAGTGACCCTGCCAGGCTGCTCATGTCGTTTGACATCTTGTGTGCCGCCCAGCTGCCCGTGCCTGCGTTTCGGCCTGATGTACACCGAGGAAGGTTTACTGGAGCAGCATAAGGAGTCGGCCGCGTCTTACAGCCAGCCTGTGTTTGAATGTAacgccctgtgtgtgtgtagtgaatcCTGCCAGTCTCGTGTGGTCCAGAACGGCCTGCAGACCCGCCTCTGTGTTATTCGAACTGAGAACCGTGGCTGGGGGGTCGTGACCCTGGAAGCCATGAAACGTGGCAGTTTTGTGTGCGAGTACGCCGGGGAAGTGATCGGGTTCGAGGAGGCGCGGCGGAGACAGCTGTCCCAGACGTCTGAGgataaaaattacattatttccGTGCAGGAGCACGGCGGCTCACAGAGGATGGGCGTGACGTTTGTGGATCCTGTCGCCGTGGGCAACGTGGGCCGCTTCCTCAACCACTCGTGCCAGCCTAACCTGACCATGGTGCCCGTGCGTGTCCACTCCGTGGTGCCCAGGCTGGCTCTGTTCTCCAGCCGTGACATAGAGCCAGGCGAGGAACTTACCTTTGATTACTCGGgaggacacacacagagaagtgATGCTCCTGGTGCAGGAGACCTCCAGaggaaagaatgtgtgtgtggtgcacaGAGCTGCACTGGCTTCCTCCCTTTAGACATTTCAGTCTTGCACTGA